The following DNA comes from Moritella sp. 24.
TCAACAATTTTGTGCATGTATTGTAATGAGAAATCTTTGTAATCACGTGGTGATAATACGCCACCCCAAGTATCAAATACCATGACAGATTGTGCACCAGCAGCAATTTGCGCATTTAGGTAAGAGATAACAGAGTCAGCTAACTTATCTAATAATAAGTGTAGCGTTTGTGGTTCAGCAAATGCCATTTTCTTGATTTTAGTAAACGCTTTAGTACCGCCGCCTTCAACCATGTATGTTGCTAGTGTCCACGGACTACCAGAAAAACCGATAAGTGGCACAGCGCCATCTAGGCCTTTACGAATAGTACGAACAGCGTTCATTACATATTGTAATTCGCCTTCTGGATCTGGGATACCAATCTTATCAACGTCAGCTTTACACGTAATTGGACGTGCGAATTTAGGACCTTCACCTTCTTCGAAGTATAGACCTAAACCCATTGCATCTGGGATAGTTAAAATATCTGAAAACAGAATCGCCGCATCAAGTGGGAAACGACGTAGTGGTTGTAACGTTACTTCACAAGCAAGCTCTGCATTTTTACACAAAGACATAAAGTCACCCGCTTCTGCGCGCGTTGCTTTATATTCTGGTAAATAACGGCCTGCTTGGCGCATCATCCATACTGGTGTTTGGTCTACCGATTCTTTGGCTAACGCACGTAAATAACGATCATTCTTTAACTCGCTCATATCCTTTCCTGAATTGCGGCTCTAATATGGCGTGATTGTAACATTATTCAACAATTGACAAAATATCTGACGCCACTTTCATGACGAATTTAACAACAAGTTGATCATAACGGGGGGATTTACGTGAAACATAAAAAAATTAACCATGATTAAGGCTTTTATGGAGAAAAAAACACCAGCTTGAAAGCACTCAAAATTCATCATCGAAACACGGTTCCAATTAAGGCAATTAATTTACGCAATTAACACTAACTGAATCAGAGACATTAATCACAATTAAACAACTCACTCATCAGGCCAAACCAAAAATCAGTCATAACAAGTACTTATATGCTATGATTAAACTCACAGTCAGTTTAAAGCTGGTCGTGTTCTTTAGTAGATAAATATATTATTGCAGGTCTAATTAATCAGGTTTGACCAGACAAAATAGTGTTGACGTTTTACAGTAAAAAATTTAGTAATAGGAAACCTTAATTTTTTAAGGGTACATGGAGTAAGTCATATGTTAACCAAATTAGAACAAGCGCAACAAGCTTGGGGCGGCACGCACAACGCCATCGATCACTGGCTAGAAGAGCGACAAGAATTAATCGTCGATTATTGCAAACTCGAAGGCTTACCCCCGTTTGAAAAAAAAGCCGCATTACCCAGCAAAGATGAGCTACAAGCTTTCTGCCAAATATTAATTGATTACTTATCGACAGGCCATTTTGAAGTTTATGACCAAATCGTATCCCAATGTGCAGAATACAGTGCAAAAAGCCTTACTCTCGCACAAGAAATCCAACCTAAAATCGTACTAACAACAGAAGCCCTTGTTGAATTCAATGATAAATACGCAGAAGCACAAGAAGACGATGACACCCTACTACTGTCTTTAGATAATGACATGTCAAAAGTAGGTGAACTATTAGAACGACGTTTTGAATTAGAAGACAAGTTGCTTTATACCTTAGCGACTTATCACCGAGAAGTAGTCGACGCAGAATAAATTAACTGTTTCAAATAAGCAGATCCTACATTAACGGGTCTGACATAAAAGCATTAAACTAAGCCCAATAAAAAACCCATTCATATTACAAAATATGAATGGGTTTCTGTCCAACAACGACGACCTAATAATTAGGTCGTTGCGTCTTCAATATTATTTTGCTTGGCCAGCAATTTCTAACAATTCAACTTCAAATACAAGCGTTGAATTTGGTGGGATGTCAGCACCCGCACCTTGTGCGCCATAGCCTAACTCAGATGGGATGTATAATTTATATTTACTGCCCACATTCATTAGTGCAACACCTTCTGTCCAACCAGGAATAACACGGTTAAGCGCAAATGTTGCTGGTTCGCCACGTTCAACTGAACTGTCGAATACTTTACCGTTTAACAATGTACCTGTGTAATGCACAGTTACAGTGTCACTTGGCGTTGCGATGTTACCTGTACCAGCTGTAAGCACTTCATATTGAAGGCCAGACTCAGTCGTAGTAATACCTTCTTTCTTGCCATTTTCAGCAAAGAAAGTCGCTGACTCAGCTTCTGATTTTTCGCTTTCTACACGCGCGGCTTCAGTTGATAGCTTATTCATTTTTTCGTCATAAGCTTTTAATACAGTTTGTAATTCTTCATCAGATAACTGGGTTGTTTCGTTTAACGCATCAGTAATACCTTGAACGATGATTTCCTTATCTAATGGTGCACCTAGCTCTTCTTGACGCTTAAGTGGTGCAACCAAGTTGCGGGCAACGATTGAACCGATTGCATAAGCCGCTTGTTGATCTTCACTGTATGTCTTAATGTCTGTTACTTTATCTGCTTGTGCTTCTTGGCCACATGCTGCTAACAGAGATACTGCCGAAGCAAGTATTGTTACTTTAAAAAATTTTTTCATCGAAATACCTAATTAAAATAATGCAGTGTAATTCCACAACTACGTTCTAAGTTACTTATACCTAAACTACTTAGTAGTATTATCATAACTATTTGATGCTTCCATACAAGATATTAACAACTATAAATGCAAAAAATGATAAATCACCCTACTTTACTTAGTTTTACATCTTATCTAGCCTAGTATTTCAGCTCAAATAAATCGACATTACATGTTAAACTTAGTTCATAAAACTATAGATATAGCGGAAAAACATGGAAATTCAGCAGTTAGATGAACGTGTTTGTGACTTAGAAATGAAATTAAGTTTTCAAGACGACACCATTGAACAATTAAACAATGCCATTATCGAACAACAAAAAATTATTGAAGATCAGAAAGTACAGCTGACTTTTTTAATTAGCCGAATAAAAACGATGCAAGTTGGCAGCGGTCTAGCAAGTGAAGCAGACGAAACTCCACCACCGCATTATTAATGCCGGAATGAGTCGGTAACAAACTGCTGAGGTAAACGATTTACCATCAATAATAAAAATGCCAGTCATCGAGACTGGCATTTTACTTTCATTAAATCGAAATTTAATCATTATATCGGGTCAGCACAAATCACCAACCCTAAAAAGCACTAAAGACTAGTGACAACCGCCGCCGCAGCAACCGTCTTTTTTCTCTTCTTTTGGCGCTTCGTCTTCTGAACCACAACAGCCACCTTCGTGATCATGCTCGTGTCCGTGGTCGTGACCACAGCCGCCAGCACCATGGATGTGACCATGTTCTAGTTCTTCTTCAGTTGCTTCACGGATGCCCATTACTTCACCGTTAAATTGCAGTGTACGACCAGCAAATGGGTGGTTAGCATCAACAACAATAATGTTGTCTTCAACTGCAGTTACGATAACAGTACGGTGACCCGCATCTGTTTCAGCACTGAATGCCATACCAGGTTCAACGCCTTCAACGCCTTCGAAAAGTTCTGCAGGTACTTCTTGAACTAGTTCAGGATCGTAGATGCCATAGCCTTGTTCAGGTTCAACTTTAACGTCAAAATCGTCACCAACTTTAAGACCTTCAAGCTCAGCTTCAAGACCAGGAACAAGGTAACCAGAACCCATTAAAAATTCTAGAGGTGATGAATCACGTGTATCATCGATAAGTTCGCCTTTATCGTCTGTTACTGCGAAGTGTAGTACTACAACTGAGTTTGCTTCAATAAACATATTTATTCTCTTCATTCCTGATTAACTATATAAAGCATGCTTTAAACAAGGCTATTGCTTAAACACACCTATCATTTGTTCGAAATCGCGGGTGGCGGTACTCACCTCTCCGTCTGCTTGCGCCTGAGTATAGCCACAACTGACACATTCAATTGTTTCTACCCCATTCACTTGAAATAGCTGGATCACATCTATTTCATTGCACGTCGGGCATTTAGCACCCGCGACAAAGCGTCTTTTCTTCCGTTCAACCACGGCGACCTCCTAGTCATTTACGATGTGATCATCCGTATATCATTGCTGATCTTTGGCTCGTTCGCATCGTTTAGCTATGAGTGTACTTTATTCTTGGTACAAATTTCAAAGTTTAACATTTTAAACTGGGCGTAAATCGGCTAAAATCGCGGCAATTATAGTTACTAATAGCCCTCATATGATCATAGCTAGCGATATTGAACTTCTGCGTGGTGGCAAGCCACTTATTACGAACACCAGTGCCAAAATCAATCCTGGTCAAAAGGTTGGTTTAGTAGGTAAAAATGGGTGTGGTAAATCCAGCTTATTTGCCTTAATTCGTCACGAAATCAGCTTGGATAACGGTACCCTAACCTATCCAACAGGCTGGCAAGTATCGAGTGTAAAACAGGAAACACCTGCTCTCGATCGCAGTGCGCATGATTATGTGCTTGATGGCGATATTGAATTCCGCCAATTAGAAGCGGATCTTGCACAAGCTGAAGCTGCAGATAACGGCAACAAAATTGCAGAAATCCACGGCAAGCTAGATGCTATTGGTGCTTACAGCATCAACGCGCGTTGTTCTGAACTGTTATCTGGTTTAGGTTTTAGCGAAGAAAAACAACAACTACCAGTACAGAGTTTCTCGGGTGGTTGGCGTATGCGTTTAAACTTAGCACAGGCGCTATTATGCCGTTCTGACTTATTGCTCCTTGATGAACCAACAAACCACTTGGATTTGGATGCGGTTATCTGGTTAGAGAAATGGTTAAAGCAGTATGACGGTACATTAATGTTAATCTCGCATGATCGCGATTTCCTCGATGCCATTATTACTAAAATCATTCACGTTGAAGATCAAAAGCTAAACGAATACACAGGTGATTACACCTCATTCGAAAAACAACGTGCTGAAAAACTATCACAACAACAATCAATGTTTGAAAAGCAGCAGCGTGAAGTTGCCCATATGCAAAGCTACATTGACCGCTTTCGTTATAAAGCATCAAAAGCAAAACAAGCGCAAAGTCGTATTAAAGCAATGGAACGTATGGAGCTTATTTCTGCAGCCAATGCAGATTCACAATTTAGCTTTAGCTTCTTAAAACCTGATGCCCTGCCACTACCATTATTAACAATGGAAGATGTGTGCGCAGGTTATGGCGATACGCTTATTCTAGATAACATTAAATTGAATCTAGTTCCGGGCAGTCGCATTGGTTTATTGGGTCGTAACGGCGCAGGTAAATCAACGCTAATCAAATTATTGTCTGCTGAAATGGAACCTATCAAAGGTACCCTAGAAGTTAACCCAAATTCAAAAGTTGGTTACTTTGCTCAGCACCAATTAGAATTTTTACGTTTAGACGATACCCCACTGCAACACATGGTTCGCCTTGCACCAGACAAAACTGAATTAGAATTGCGTAAGTACTTAGGTGGTTTTGGTTTCATCGGTGAAAAAGCGTTAGATATTGTTCGCCCGTTCTCGGGTGGTGAAAAAGCACGTTTGGTATTAGCGCTGATCGTATGGCAAAAACCAAATCTATTATTGCTTGATGAACCAACCAACCACTTGGATTTAGAAATGCGTCACGCGCTGTCAGTCGCCCTACAAGGCTTTGAAGGCGCGATGGTAGTGGTATCGCATGATCGTCATTTATTACGCTCTACGACTGATGAGTTGTACTTGGTACACGATAAGAAAGTATTACCGTTCGACGGTGACTTAGATGATTATCACAGTTGGTTAAGCGAGCAACAAAAAGTTGAGAAGCAAGCAACACAAGTCATTAATACTGGCGTAAATAGCGCACAAGGTAAGAAAGATCAAAAGCGTAAAGCCGCGGAATTACGTAAGCTAACACAACCAGTACGCAAGCAAATTGAAAAGCTAGACAAGCAGCTTGAAACGTTAGGTGACAAACTCGCTGCCGTTGAAGCACAGCTCAGTGAAACCAGCATCTATGAAGATCAAAACAAAGCCAAGCTAAAAACCGCATTAGGTGATCAAGCTAAATTTGTTGTGGCGATTGAAGAAGCTGAAACCACTTGGATGGAATTAAATGAACAGCTTGAAGAAATGATTGAAGAAAGCGAACAAGCTTAACTTTAAATATTTAAGTTACTGAAATAAAAAAGGCTGATTTTATATCAGCCTTTTTTTATAGTTATAAGGTCACCGTTAACGTCTCACCTAAACGGCTACTTTCCATAGCCAGTTCAATTAATTTAATGTTCAACAACGCTGACTCCGCTGTTACTGGTGGTTTTGTTTTCAACCTAATCGCATCAGCCATTGCAGTAAAGTACAGCTGATAGCAACCTCGTTCTGTTGTCACAATGTCAATCTCTTCAGCGTTATATAAACAGCCATATTGATCTGTACTTTCATCCGACCAAGATGCATCAACAGGTAATACACCCGCAATTAAACGTGCTTCTTGTGGGTCTAACCCATATTTCTCATAGCTGCCTTTTGTCCCTTTAATACTAAAACGCTTATTTGGCCCCGCACTAAATAAATCTGCGTGTAACGTGGTGACTTGATTAGGGTAATGTAGGACAAGATTAAAATAATCCACGTTCGTCGATCCCTCTCGCATAATTAAACATTGTGCAGTGATCGCATTCGGCACACCAAATAATATTAATGCTTGATCAATCAGGTGTGGGCCTAAATCAAATAAAATACCGCCACCATTAGCAGCCTGTTCACGCCAACGTTGACGTACATTAGGTCGAAAACGATCGAAGTGAGATTCAAAGCTTCTCAACTCACCAATACGATCTTCTTCAATCAGTTTTTTAACGGTAAGGAAATCACCATCCCAACGACGGTTATGATAAACGCTTAGCGTTAAGCTTTTTTCAGCTGCCAGTTTAATTAACGCTTCACCATCAGTAATATTTGTAACAAACGGTTTTTCGAGGACAACGTGTTTATTATTTTCTAGAGCCTGCTTTGCTAAACAAAAATGCACATCGTTTGGCGCAGTGATAATCACAAGCTCTGCATCAGAATTAATAAGGAGATCATTAGCAGACAAGTAATGATCGACTACAGGCCAATCATGCTCGACCGCGTCACGTTGGCTGCTACTAATAGCAACTAATTCAAATTCAGGTAAGCTAGTAATAAAGGGGATATGAAACGTTTTTGCAGAAAATCCGTAGCCGATAACGGCTGTTTTAATCGGTACTAAAGCCATAATTATTAACTCTTATTTAATTAAATAATGGGGCGTATTCGTATCATCAAATCGTAATTTAATGTATGCCGATTTGCACGATAAAGTTACATGAGATATTTAAATAAAAGAGTTATAACTAAAATGGGTAGCGAAACGAAGTTTACAATGTAAGCCCCGCTTTCAATCATGATGTACTCAACGGGTCAAAATAAACTTTTCCATTGCTCAGTATCAATAAACCATCTTTCTTCATAAATTTTGTCATCTTCAAATCGAAACAAGACGGCTAATGCGGAGAAATCTATTTTATTTGATTTCCACTCAACAATTGAGACGACTTCATTCTCCCCTTCAATGTGGCGGAGCTCAGTGATCTCAAAACCGGGAGGAAGTAAGTCGCCCAACTTATCTAGCACACGACGAAATGTCCGTCGTCCCCTGATGATACTTTCCTGACCCGGCATGACGAATGTCATATCATCAGTATAATCTGTAATTAAGGTATCAAAATCACCTTTATCAACAGCTTCCCAGCCACGTTGCACTATATGAGATAACTTCATTAAGGCTTCCCTCTATATTTTTTATAATCTAACTTTTTTTATAATCTAACTATAGAGGTCATTCAATCACCCTGCCCTAGCCACAATTAGATAAAAGTGTGATCTAGAGCATCTTTTTCTGGCGGTGATTTGGCGTTACAACTGCGCCATCCAGCCTTTACTGTAACCCTGATATTGCTTGGTCTGTAACAGCAGTAAATTATCTTTCGCTTGGGATTTTTTACCTTGTTCAATCTGACTAACTGCGAGTAAAAAACGCCACTTGTCAGTCATAAGTAAGGTCTTTTGATCTTTGCCCTTAGCACCATGATCCAATAAGGCGGCATAAGCTAATTCCGCTTCAGACCAACGCGCTTCCAAATATAATAACTGGGCTTGTTGCTGTGCCTGTTTAGCTAGCTTAATGCCCGCAGCTTCCGCTTGTGCTAATACCGCTAATGCTTTGCTGCGTTCACGAGCCATCAACCATGCATTACTCAGACCTTTAAAATACGCATTATCTTGCTTCAGTAACTTTTTATCTGCCCCTTCTAAATAAACATGAGCGGCTAATCGAGGCTGCTGCTGCTGTAGATATAACGAGGCTAATACACGGTACCCTTGTGTGGTGAGTAAGCCCTGATTACGGGTGATAGCCAGTGTTGATAACGCTGATTTATGCTGTTCCAATGTCAGGTAGCTATACGCCAAACGCTCCCAGTAATCTTTTGAATTAGGGAAATCTACCACCGCAATTTCAAGGTGTTTATTTAATGCTGAATGACGCTCTAAACGTTGTAACAATGCGAGTAATAATTGCAAGTAGGATTCATTTTTAGGTAATAGCTTATAAGCACGTTTTGCAGGTGCTAAAGCCGATGCTAATTGACCTTGTAAATAATACCCTTGTGCTAATAATGCCGCATTACCAGCTTCCTGTTCGGTGGTAATGTTATATTCGATACGTTGTTTATCATTCAAGTTATCCACCAGCGTAAACCAAGCTTTAAGGTGCTGAGTGGCCTGCTGCCATGATTTATTTTTTGATGTTTTATACGAATCAGATTGCGCAGCTAACTGTGCGGCCAACTGCTGAAAGCTCAGTTGCTGTTCAAGTGCTAACGACAAATCTAATAACTGACTCACTACTTGATAGC
Coding sequences within:
- a CDS encoding ABC transporter ATP-binding protein encodes the protein MIIASDIELLRGGKPLITNTSAKINPGQKVGLVGKNGCGKSSLFALIRHEISLDNGTLTYPTGWQVSSVKQETPALDRSAHDYVLDGDIEFRQLEADLAQAEAADNGNKIAEIHGKLDAIGAYSINARCSELLSGLGFSEEKQQLPVQSFSGGWRMRLNLAQALLCRSDLLLLDEPTNHLDLDAVIWLEKWLKQYDGTLMLISHDRDFLDAIITKIIHVEDQKLNEYTGDYTSFEKQRAEKLSQQQSMFEKQQREVAHMQSYIDRFRYKASKAKQAQSRIKAMERMELISAANADSQFSFSFLKPDALPLPLLTMEDVCAGYGDTLILDNIKLNLVPGSRIGLLGRNGAGKSTLIKLLSAEMEPIKGTLEVNPNSKVGYFAQHQLEFLRLDDTPLQHMVRLAPDKTELELRKYLGGFGFIGEKALDIVRPFSGGEKARLVLALIVWQKPNLLLLDEPTNHLDLEMRHALSVALQGFEGAMVVVSHDRHLLRSTTDELYLVHDKKVLPFDGDLDDYHSWLSEQQKVEKQATQVINTGVNSAQGKKDQKRKAAELRKLTQPVRKQIEKLDKQLETLGDKLAAVEAQLSETSIYEDQNKAKLKTALGDQAKFVVAIEEAETTWMELNEQLEEMIEESEQA
- a CDS encoding YheV family putative zinc ribbon protein, which translates into the protein MVERKKRRFVAGAKCPTCNEIDVIQLFQVNGVETIECVSCGYTQAQADGEVSTATRDFEQMIGVFKQ
- a CDS encoding nuclear transport factor 2 family protein, with the protein product MKLSHIVQRGWEAVDKGDFDTLITDYTDDMTFVMPGQESIIRGRRTFRRVLDKLGDLLPPGFEITELRHIEGENEVVSIVEWKSNKIDFSALAVLFRFEDDKIYEERWFIDTEQWKSLF
- the rsd gene encoding sigma D regulator; this translates as MLTKLEQAQQAWGGTHNAIDHWLEERQELIVDYCKLEGLPPFEKKAALPSKDELQAFCQILIDYLSTGHFEVYDQIVSQCAEYSAKSLTLAQEIQPKIVLTTEALVEFNDKYAEAQEDDDTLLLSLDNDMSKVGELLERRFELEDKLLYTLATYHREVVDAE
- the hemE gene encoding uroporphyrinogen decarboxylase, producing the protein MSELKNDRYLRALAKESVDQTPVWMMRQAGRYLPEYKATRAEAGDFMSLCKNAELACEVTLQPLRRFPLDAAILFSDILTIPDAMGLGLYFEEGEGPKFARPITCKADVDKIGIPDPEGELQYVMNAVRTIRKGLDGAVPLIGFSGSPWTLATYMVEGGGTKAFTKIKKMAFAEPQTLHLLLDKLADSVISYLNAQIAAGAQSVMVFDTWGGVLSPRDYKDFSLQYMHKIVDGLTRFNDGRKVPVTLFTKNGGQWIEQIAATGCDAIGLDWTIDIAEAKARVGDKVALQGNMDPSMLYASPERIREEVSTILSGFGKGNGHVMNLGHGIHLDVDPDKAGVFIDAVGELSKPYHK
- a CDS encoding SlyX family protein; the encoded protein is MEIQQLDERVCDLEMKLSFQDDTIEQLNNAIIEQQKIIEDQKVQLTFLISRIKTMQVGSGLASEADETPPPHY
- the fkpA gene encoding FKBP-type peptidyl-prolyl cis-trans isomerase is translated as MKKFFKVTILASAVSLLAACGQEAQADKVTDIKTYSEDQQAAYAIGSIVARNLVAPLKRQEELGAPLDKEIIVQGITDALNETTQLSDEELQTVLKAYDEKMNKLSTEAARVESEKSEAESATFFAENGKKEGITTTESGLQYEVLTAGTGNIATPSDTVTVHYTGTLLNGKVFDSSVERGEPATFALNRVIPGWTEGVALMNVGSKYKLYIPSELGYGAQGAGADIPPNSTLVFEVELLEIAGQAK
- the slyD gene encoding peptidylprolyl isomerase, giving the protein MFIEANSVVVLHFAVTDDKGELIDDTRDSSPLEFLMGSGYLVPGLEAELEGLKVGDDFDVKVEPEQGYGIYDPELVQEVPAELFEGVEGVEPGMAFSAETDAGHRTVIVTAVEDNIIVVDANHPFAGRTLQFNGEVMGIREATEEELEHGHIHGAGGCGHDHGHEHDHEGGCCGSEDEAPKEEKKDGCCGGGCH
- a CDS encoding oxidoreductase; amino-acid sequence: MALVPIKTAVIGYGFSAKTFHIPFITSLPEFELVAISSSQRDAVEHDWPVVDHYLSANDLLINSDAELVIITAPNDVHFCLAKQALENNKHVVLEKPFVTNITDGEALIKLAAEKSLTLSVYHNRRWDGDFLTVKKLIEEDRIGELRSFESHFDRFRPNVRQRWREQAANGGGILFDLGPHLIDQALILFGVPNAITAQCLIMREGSTNVDYFNLVLHYPNQVTTLHADLFSAGPNKRFSIKGTKGSYEKYGLDPQEARLIAGVLPVDASWSDESTDQYGCLYNAEEIDIVTTERGCYQLYFTAMADAIRLKTKPPVTAESALLNIKLIELAMESSRLGETLTVTL
- a CDS encoding M48 family metallopeptidase; translation: MNLIKVKQHFSLLLFVILLSLSILPSVQAQQVPAAVYSRYVTLTTAFTKMTAQDDSQRKEKSEANAGLIKGIAAFYQQQREYSVERQLLASNLQLQVLLMQQDYQQGYQVVSQLLDLSLALEQQLSFQQLAAQLAAQSDSYKTSKNKSWQQATQHLKAWFTLVDNLNDKQRIEYNITTEQEAGNAALLAQGYYLQGQLASALAPAKRAYKLLPKNESYLQLLLALLQRLERHSALNKHLEIAVVDFPNSKDYWERLAYSYLTLEQHKSALSTLAITRNQGLLTTQGYRVLASLYLQQQQPRLAAHVYLEGADKKLLKQDNAYFKGLSNAWLMARERSKALAVLAQAEAAGIKLAKQAQQQAQLLYLEARWSEAELAYAALLDHGAKGKDQKTLLMTDKWRFLLAVSQIEQGKKSQAKDNLLLLQTKQYQGYSKGWMAQL